From Sulfuracidifex tepidarius, one genomic window encodes:
- a CDS encoding SDR family NAD(P)-dependent oxidoreductase has protein sequence MDQLLSGRKVGIIGVSEGLGYALAYFLLKDGAKVLINARNKEKLDKIESSLRKYGTIESFDASMENLENVDRLFNFAKEKLGGLDDLVVAIGGYIEDDIADPKGLDAMIDSQVKLQLRVISKSLNYLHSGSTIVMISSMRGIDKGLSNQLSYGVAKAAVAKSVQILASFLLEKGIRVVGIAPSVIDGKFEPEREWRKLRKLGEWKAPPEDFASVISILLSDRMEWVNGVVIPVDGGAFLK, from the coding sequence ATGGATCAGCTTCTTTCTGGCAGGAAGGTGGGAATAATAGGGGTGAGCGAAGGGCTAGGATATGCGTTAGCCTACTTCTTACTTAAAGACGGAGCGAAGGTTCTGATAAACGCTAGGAACAAAGAGAAGCTCGATAAGATCGAGTCTAGTCTTCGAAAATACGGTACGATAGAGAGCTTTGACGCCTCGATGGAAAATCTAGAAAACGTAGACAGACTATTCAATTTCGCTAAAGAGAAGCTCGGAGGTCTTGACGATCTAGTAGTTGCTATAGGAGGATATATTGAGGATGACATAGCAGATCCTAAGGGATTGGATGCAATGATAGATTCCCAAGTCAAGCTTCAGCTCAGAGTGATATCTAAGAGCCTCAACTACCTTCATTCAGGTTCAACTATAGTGATGATATCTTCAATGAGAGGTATAGACAAGGGTCTTTCGAATCAACTCTCTTATGGGGTGGCGAAAGCTGCAGTGGCTAAATCTGTTCAGATTTTGGCTTCTTTCCTCCTAGAGAAAGGAATAAGAGTTGTAGGTATAGCGCCTAGTGTCATAGACGGTAAATTCGAGCCTGAAAGAGAGTGGAGGAAACTGAGGAAACTGGGAGAATGGAAAGCGCCTCCTGAGGACTTCGCCAGTGTAATCTCGATCCTTTTAAGCGATAGAATGGAATGGGTTAATGGAGTCGTCATACCAGTGGATGGAGGTGCGTTCTTGAAATGA
- a CDS encoding TenA family transcriptional regulator, which yields MNDNFSYLKAKYGELWKSYIQHEFVLRMKEGSLPRDSFRYYLIQDSKYVAEMLKALTAAAANAMDDKVSSFLTRVLISKDKGREVHNNLLAKLGIEENEIKRTRYSLVNFAYTRHLLLSSKSWDSFIFAWTPCMVGYHEVGKIVKDSEDELYREWASFYASDEYRERSDAILKELNSITMTEYLESFFENSVRLEILFWESSLRQSELLFR from the coding sequence ATGAATGATAATTTCAGTTACCTTAAGGCAAAGTATGGAGAGCTATGGAAATCCTATATACAACACGAGTTCGTACTGAGAATGAAGGAAGGATCCCTTCCGCGAGATAGTTTCAGATATTATCTGATTCAAGACTCTAAATATGTAGCAGAAATGCTTAAGGCCTTAACAGCAGCCGCAGCCAATGCCATGGACGACAAGGTATCGTCTTTCCTAACCCGTGTACTCATTTCAAAGGATAAAGGCAGAGAGGTACACAACAATCTCTTGGCTAAGCTAGGCATAGAAGAGAACGAGATAAAGAGGACTAGATATTCTCTAGTAAATTTTGCCTATACTAGACATTTACTTCTGAGCTCCAAGAGTTGGGATTCCTTCATCTTTGCTTGGACGCCATGCATGGTAGGTTACCATGAGGTAGGTAAGATAGTTAAGGACAGCGAAGACGAGTTATACAGAGAATGGGCTTCATTTTATGCGTCTGACGAATATCGTGAGAGAAGCGATGCTATATTGAAGGAACTCAACTCTATAACAATGACGGAGTATCTAGAGTCATTTTTCGAAAACAGTGTAAGGCTTGAAATCCTTTTCTGGGAATCTTCACTGAGGCAGAGCGAGCTTCTCTTTAGGTGA